One Rutidosis leptorrhynchoides isolate AG116_Rl617_1_P2 unplaced genomic scaffold, CSIRO_AGI_Rlap_v1 contig105, whole genome shotgun sequence genomic region harbors:
- the LOC139881024 gene encoding uncharacterized protein yields the protein MAADQWRKRPNGADIANASSWDQYRSNKKKLKPSESDLKSHISLEWNGLQKKVVAKREQIAVSWRNMRPLIEHIPHSNNILADVLSIPPEVFQLENLTEVVSYEAWQALLSDKERNYLMQFLPKGQDAEQVVSSLLSGENFHFGSPFLECLCVAGFDIMFTNLASKYRIFLASVILSDWLSSSVCFIWNLLRGVSLCSGDLHPDTVRQHEQGLKAEKNEYYSEIQNYHHGMIEYLQKLRERWEGSQGSEQGILQKGWSKQRKETVKRVSRHAKKSEVHEMEQDITATSESSSCMVDGKACSSDNQDSPMLKGGSSEKRPRDNGSMRRKGRKHQTNTDNELQKPKRVAKVQRSSVSYNDGSIYMSYIKVTKSQYECVKIMKQSGKNIQLRSLNRVLGDPDLLHVQPYEIFLKEEQKKLHDHWLLLANEDLPVAYANWRSRQAQRKEMTKSLQQDIKDQSNHIESETEKENLDSSMPQDYHRESETHYSNSSIGDAENEEEEESPDNNMLLQDHKYDNETESECDGEDNVDVWREGDTTEDLTQTKSESVLANDDEEKHTHDEDDEKCIENEIEIEKENPENILLHYPSGSATNYGPPQIQSLEQTASQEFNTMGGMVLLDKNHVNSKSECFSSRSLNPADVCVSHEAPHSSGLWPSPYHVNTASHAYTSASGSSHGAGEKQCNNPLIDLETEFHQEPGENLISRQTTIDTSFNPYTNRDRGELLQSFFKNQQVLSYNHDQKRQDLDFQPPNNVVHYPGNFHEPSVAAMECDQKRQSDIFMPQNMIDNIYSDEGRFFMPRQEHFPSSNHLPEWNTSNHVQMSSSSSSSLQQSHLNNGGELNWFPGGEHHQLRAGGGWNVPNIVNVPSPIINSVDQSLFSVLSQSRPVGGGGPYHDSIGRSEHQFVPTRNYGGMMMMGGAGMGPTQPSSNNPLDYFDPPTSSLMPPDEMEWAANLQHQNPAMHDQLGKPYSRSWNQ from the exons ATGGCGGCTGATCAGTGGAGAAAACGGCCGAATGGTGCTGACATCGCTAATGCTAGCTCTTGGGACCAGTATAGAAGTAATAAAAAAAAGTTGAAACCATCTGAAAGTGATTTGAAATCTCATATTTCTCTGGAGTGGAATGGCCTCCAGAAAAAGGTTGTCGCCAAAAGGGAGCAGATTGCTGTGAGCTGGAGGAATATGAGGCCTTTAATTGAACATATTCCACATTCCAACAACATTTTGGCAGATGTGCTTTCAATTCCTCCAGAAGTTTTTCAGTTGGAAAATTTGACAGAAGTGGTTTCTTATGAG GCATGGCAGGCTCTTTTATCTGATAAGGAGCGGAATTATCTTATGCAATTTCTTCCTAAAGGGCAAGATGCTGAGCAAGTAGTTAGCTCACTGCTTAGCGGGGAAAACTTTCATTTTGGGAGTCCCTTCCTTGAATG TCTTTGTGTGGCTGGTTTTGATATAATGTTCACCAATTTGGCTTCTAAATATAGAATATTTCTGGCTTCAGTCATTTTATCAGATTGGCTTTCATCCAGTGTATGTTTTATTTGGAATCTGTTAAG GGGTGTTTCCCTTTGTTCTGGAGATCTTCACCCTGATACAGTTCGTCAACATGAACAAGGATTGAAGGCTGAAAAGAATGAATACTACTCAGAGATACAGAACTATCATCATGG TATGATAGAGTATTTGCAAAAGCTGAGGGAGAGATGGGAAGGCAGTCAAGGTTCTGAACAGGGAATTCTGCAGAAGGGATGGAG CAAGCAAAGAAAAGAAACTGTGAAAAGAGTCTCCCGGCATGCTAAAAAATCTGAAGTTCATGAAATGGAGCAGGATATTACAGCCACTTCTGAGTCATCTTCATGCATGGTAGATGGCAAAGCATGTAGTAGTGATAATCAAGACTCTCCAATGTTGAAGGGGGGTAGTTCCGAGAAAAG GCCGAGGGATAATGGTTCTATGAGGAGAAAAGGCAGAAAGCATCAGACTAATACAGATAATGAGTTACAAAAACCAAAAAGGGTAGCAAAGGTCCAAAGAAGCAGCGTCAGTTACAATGACGGTTCCATCTATATGTCATATATAAAG GTTACTAAATCGCAATATGAATGTGTAAAGATTATGAAACAGTCTGGTAAAAACATTCAGTTAAGGTCTCTCAACCGTGTGCTAGGTGACCCTGACCTTCTGCATGTGCAACCCTATGAAATATTTTTGAAAGAGGAGCAGAAGAAATTGCATGACCATTG GTTGCTATTAGCAAATGAAGATCTGCCTGTAGCATATGCAAATTGGAGATCAAGGCAGGCCCAAAGAAAGGAAATGACAAAGTCGTTGCAGCAAGACATAAAAGATCAGTCCAATCACATTGAG AGTGAGACAGAAAAAGAAAACCTGGACAGTAGCATGCCTCAAGATTACCATCGTGAAAGTGAAACCCACTACTCTAATTCCAGTATTGGAGATGCTGAGAACGAGGAAGAAGAAGAGAGCCCTGATAACAACATGCTGCTTCAGGATCACAAGTATGACAATGAGACGGAATCCGAGTGTGATGGGGAAGACAATGTGGATGTTTGGAGGGAGGGAGACACTACTGAAGATTTAACTCAGACGAAGTCCGAGTCTGTTTTGGCAAATGATGATGAGGAGAAACACACTCATGATGAGGACGATGAGAAATGCATTGAaaatgaaattgaaattgaaaaagAAAACCCTGAGAATATTCTTCTGCATTACCCGAGTGGCAGTGCAACAAACTACGGGCCTCCACAAATTCAATCCCTCGAGCAGACGGCTTCTCAGGAGTTCAACACGATGGGGGGCATGGTACTTCTTGATAAAAATCATGTCAACTCAAAATCTGAATGTTTTTCCTCGAGGAGTTTGAACCCTGCAGATGTTTGTGTTAGTCATGAAGCTCCTCATTCTTCTGGTTTGTGGCCATCCCCCTACCATGTAAATACAGCAAGCCATGCATATACATCAGCCAGTGGCTCTTCACATGGTGCTGGTGAGAAGCAGTGTAATAACCCCCTGATTGATTTAGAAACAGAATTTCATCAAGAGCCTGGAGAAAACTTAATAAGCAGACAGACGACTATTGACACTTCCTTCAATCCTTATACGAATCGGGATCGAGGTGAGCTACTCCAGTCTTTCTTCAAGAACCAACAGGTTTTATCATACAATCATGATCAGAAGCGGCAAGATTTAGATTTCCAACCCCCAAACAATGTTGTGCACTACCCTGGTAACTTCCATGAGCCATCGGTGGCGGCAATGGAGTGTGACCAGAAAAGGCAGAGTGACATTTTCATGCCACAGAACATGATAGACAATATTTATTCCGACGAGGGTAGATTCTTTATGCCTAGACAAGAACATTTTCCATCCAGTAATCATTTGCCAGAATGGAATACCTCCAATCATGTCCAAATGTCATCATCATCGTCCTCATCTTTGCAGCAATCTCACCTGAACAATGGCGGAGAACTGAACTGGTTTCCTGGCGGCGAGCATCATCAACTTCGTGCTGGTGGTGGCTGGAATGTTCCAAATATTGTTAACGTCCCTAGTCCGATAATAAATAGCGTAGATCAGAGCCTATTTAGTGTTCTGTCTCAATCACGTCCGGTGGGTGGTGGTGGGCCATATCACGACTCGATTGGTAGAAGTGAGCATCAATTTGTTCCAACAAGGAACTATGGGGGCATGATGATGATGGGGGGTGCTGGAATGGGACCCACCCAGCCATCTAGTAATAATCCACTGGACTACTTTGATCCACCTACTAGTTCCCTGATGCCTCCTGACGAGATGGAGTGGGCGGCCAACTTGCAGCATCAAAACCCTGCCATGCATGATCAATTGGGGAAACCATACTCGCGCTCATGGAATCAGTAA